In Paractinoplanes brasiliensis, the following proteins share a genomic window:
- a CDS encoding TetR/AcrR family transcriptional regulator gives MTAAQRREQLIAIGRELFAERGFDATSVEEVAARAKVSKPMVYEHFGGKEGLYAVVVDREVRALLDRITAALTAGHPRELLEQAALALLGYIEEEPHGFRVLARESPALAPAGTFSSVMNDVAHQVEHILGAEFLARDLDPKLAELYSQALVGMVALVGQWWREARKPDKETVAAHLVNLAWNGLSHLEAKPTLLTRRS, from the coding sequence ATGACGGCCGCGCAGCGCCGCGAGCAACTGATCGCGATCGGCCGCGAGCTCTTCGCCGAGCGCGGCTTCGACGCGACCAGTGTGGAAGAGGTCGCCGCCCGGGCCAAGGTGTCCAAGCCGATGGTCTACGAGCACTTCGGCGGCAAGGAGGGGCTGTATGCGGTGGTCGTCGACCGCGAGGTCCGCGCGCTGCTCGATCGGATCACCGCCGCGCTGACCGCCGGCCACCCCCGTGAGCTGCTCGAACAGGCGGCGCTGGCCCTGCTCGGCTACATCGAGGAGGAGCCGCACGGCTTCCGGGTGCTGGCCCGCGAGTCGCCGGCGTTGGCGCCCGCGGGCACGTTCTCGAGCGTGATGAACGACGTGGCCCACCAGGTGGAGCACATCCTGGGCGCCGAGTTCCTGGCCCGCGACCTCGACCCCAAGCTGGCCGAGCTCTATTCGCAGGCGCTGGTCGGCATGGTGGCGCTGGTCGGCCAGTGGTGGCGCGAGGCGCGCAAGCCCGACAAGGAAACGGTGGCCGCCCACCTGGTCAACCTGGCGTGGAACGGCCTGTCCCACCTCGAGGCGAAACCCACCCTGCTGACCAGGAGAAGCTGA
- a CDS encoding sugar transferase, giving the protein MSATEAVLAQPTVLLPAIRPVRLPTAAANKMALNTTPTRPNAGPPQALDRPDNAPPRVTRGKADPARNQAIDRHWSERPNRSAATRPATRPFVRVRGRHAAMSRRQRWERSYVRSLVLCDLLAGTAAGATTFGLRFGDEVTSYNLAYMVLSALLPVLLLTVLAVARAYERRYLFVGTDEYQRVLRGGVGLIAGVSVISYGLDLDLARGYVLAALPTAIVSSVVLRFALRKRLHLTRARGGSMRRVILVGHELSVIGMTRQLRRERYHGLEVVGACLPPGHDGVGVSGPQGLTVYGTFEDVAGAVELADADTVVVLSCPELDGEAVRRLAWRLERDEVDLVVASALVDVAGARTTIRPFDGLPMLHVEHPRLHGGSRLVKEAFDRLGALALLMIFGPVLLGIALAVRCTSRGPVLFRQVRVGRDGRLFRIFKFRSMYVDAEARLAELKHLNEHDGVLFKIRDDPRVTRVGRYLRRFSLDELPQLLNVLLGQMSLVGPRPPLPSEVAAYADDVRRRLAVKPGMTGLWQVSGRSDLPWEEAVRLDLRYVENWTLSLDLVILLRTMTAVVRSSGAY; this is encoded by the coding sequence ATGTCGGCAACGGAGGCGGTGCTCGCCCAGCCGACCGTGCTGCTGCCGGCGATCCGGCCGGTGCGCCTGCCGACCGCCGCGGCGAACAAGATGGCGCTGAACACGACGCCGACACGCCCGAATGCGGGGCCTCCGCAGGCGCTCGACCGGCCGGACAACGCGCCGCCGCGGGTAACTCGTGGCAAGGCCGACCCGGCCCGCAATCAGGCGATCGACCGGCACTGGTCCGAGCGGCCCAACCGGTCGGCGGCGACCCGCCCCGCGACCCGGCCCTTCGTTCGCGTACGCGGGCGGCACGCGGCCATGTCGAGGCGGCAGCGCTGGGAACGCAGCTACGTGCGATCGCTCGTGCTGTGTGACCTGCTCGCGGGCACGGCGGCGGGCGCGACCACGTTCGGGCTGCGGTTCGGCGACGAGGTGACCAGCTACAACCTCGCGTACATGGTTCTGTCGGCGCTGCTGCCGGTGCTGCTGCTGACCGTGCTCGCGGTCGCCCGGGCGTACGAGCGCCGGTATCTCTTCGTCGGCACGGACGAGTACCAGAGGGTGCTCCGGGGCGGGGTCGGCCTCATCGCCGGGGTGTCCGTGATCTCGTACGGGCTCGATCTGGATCTTGCCCGGGGGTATGTCCTGGCCGCCCTGCCAACGGCGATCGTCTCGTCGGTGGTGTTGCGGTTCGCGTTGCGCAAACGACTGCACCTGACCCGGGCCCGGGGCGGGAGCATGCGCCGGGTGATCCTCGTCGGGCATGAGCTCTCGGTCATCGGCATGACCCGTCAGCTGCGGCGGGAGCGCTATCACGGGCTCGAGGTTGTGGGGGCCTGCCTGCCGCCGGGGCACGACGGCGTGGGGGTGAGCGGGCCGCAGGGCCTGACCGTCTACGGCACGTTCGAGGACGTCGCCGGGGCGGTCGAGCTGGCCGACGCGGACACCGTGGTCGTGCTGAGCTGCCCCGAGCTCGACGGCGAGGCCGTACGCCGGCTGGCCTGGCGCCTGGAGCGTGACGAGGTCGACCTCGTGGTCGCCAGCGCGCTCGTCGACGTGGCGGGGGCCCGTACGACGATCCGGCCGTTCGACGGGCTGCCCATGCTGCACGTCGAGCACCCGCGCCTGCACGGCGGATCGAGGCTGGTCAAGGAGGCGTTCGACCGGCTCGGCGCGCTCGCGTTATTGATGATCTTCGGTCCTGTGCTGCTCGGCATCGCACTGGCTGTGCGGTGCACGTCGCGCGGGCCGGTACTCTTTCGTCAGGTACGGGTCGGTCGTGACGGTCGATTGTTCCGTATTTTCAAGTTCCGGAGCATGTATGTGGATGCCGAGGCGCGGCTCGCCGAGCTGAAGCATCTGAACGAGCACGACGGCGTGCTTTTCAAGATCCGTGACGATCCGCGGGTGACCCGGGTCGGGCGGTATCTGCGCCGGTTCTCGCTGGACGAGCTGCCGCAGCTGCTGAACGTGCTGCTGGGGCAGATGTCGCTGGTCGGGCCGCGGCCTCCGCTGCCGTCCGAGGTGGCGGCGTACGCCGACGACGTGCGGCGCCGGCTCGCCGTCAAGCCGGGCATGACGGGCCTGTGGCAGGTATCCGGGCGTTCGGACCTGCCATGGGAGGAAGCGGTCCGCTTGGACCTGCGCTATGTGGAGAACTGGACCCTGAGTTTGGATCTGGTGATCCTCTTGCGCACCATGACGGCAGTGGTGCGCTCCTCCGGAGCGTACTGA
- a CDS encoding 3'(2'),5'-bisphosphate nucleotidase CysQ, with protein MSERTETSARVNSQRESNDGGVPPVNDAAFARWLADRAGQTLLQVRDEMGFADGKALKVAGDKAAHHLMRAELARWRPADAVLSEEDDHARDAWSEGEQTTVRPERLGASRVWIIDPLDGTREFSEEGRSDWAVHVALWTADCSSPSCLAAGAVAMPAQHRTIATDKSPAYPPLPLNAAAGGPIRIAASRTRPPAFVTALAEEIGAELVPMGSAGVKIAAVVSGEADAYVHAGGQYEWDSAAPVAVALATGLHASRIDGSELKYNEADPKLPDLVVCRKDLAPRLLAALQRHLPSE; from the coding sequence ATGAGCGAGCGGACAGAGACGTCGGCGCGCGTGAACTCCCAGCGGGAGAGCAACGACGGCGGAGTGCCGCCGGTGAACGACGCGGCCTTCGCCCGTTGGCTGGCCGACCGTGCGGGTCAGACCCTGCTCCAGGTACGCGACGAGATGGGCTTCGCCGACGGCAAGGCCCTCAAGGTGGCCGGTGACAAGGCCGCCCACCACCTGATGCGGGCCGAGCTGGCCCGGTGGCGCCCGGCCGACGCCGTGCTCTCCGAGGAGGACGACCACGCCCGCGACGCGTGGAGTGAGGGCGAGCAGACCACCGTACGCCCGGAGCGTCTCGGCGCCTCCCGCGTGTGGATCATCGACCCGCTCGACGGCACCCGCGAGTTCTCCGAGGAGGGCCGTTCCGACTGGGCCGTGCACGTCGCGCTCTGGACGGCCGACTGCTCGAGCCCGTCCTGCCTGGCCGCGGGCGCCGTGGCCATGCCCGCTCAGCACCGGACCATCGCGACCGACAAGTCCCCGGCGTACCCGCCCCTGCCGTTGAACGCGGCGGCGGGCGGCCCGATCCGGATCGCGGCGAGCCGCACCCGGCCCCCGGCCTTCGTCACCGCCCTGGCCGAGGAGATCGGGGCCGAGCTGGTGCCGATGGGCTCGGCCGGCGTGAAGATCGCTGCCGTGGTCAGCGGGGAGGCCGACGCGTACGTGCACGCCGGCGGCCAGTACGAGTGGGATTCGGCCGCCCCTGTCGCTGTGGCGTTGGCCACTGGCCTGCACGCTAGCCGAATCGACGGTTCTGAGCTGAAATACAACGAGGCCGATCCCAAGTTGCCTGACCTCGTGGTGTGTCGTAAGGATCTTGCTCCCCGGTTGCTTGCAGCGTTGCAGCGTCACCTTCCGTCAGAATGA
- the glmU gene encoding bifunctional UDP-N-acetylglucosamine diphosphorylase/glucosamine-1-phosphate N-acetyltransferase GlmU: protein MSQTPRRTVVVLAAGEGKRMKSATPKVLHPLLGRTLLGHVLTASGSAGAEQTIVVVGHKAEQVEAHLAEVAPAATPVLQAEQNGTGHAVRIALEAVPEASGTVVVLNGDVPLLRAETVASLIEAHESGARGATVLAAEVADPTGLGRIVRDGAGNLEKIVEERDASAEVRAIREINAGIYAFDLVSLREALSKLSTDNDQGEEYLTDVFGIMASVGHPVGVFVAPDADETLGCNDRAELAKLRALLRDRVNEAWMRTGVSILDPATTWIDVTVALEPDAEIDQNSQLLGSTTVGAGAIVGPDTTLIDTTVGAGAVVLRTHSIGAEVGPAATVGPFSFLRPGTRLGRKAKVGGFVETKNAELGEGAKVPHLSYVGDATIGAKANIGAGTIFANYDGVNKSHTTVGEAAFVGSDTVLIAPVEIEPGAYVAAGSAIQKGVPAGSLGVTRAPQRNVEGWVARKRAGTVSATAAEKAIAEKQAGAGE from the coding sequence GTGAGTCAGACCCCTCGTCGTACCGTCGTCGTCCTTGCCGCCGGTGAGGGCAAGCGGATGAAGTCCGCTACGCCCAAGGTGCTGCACCCCCTGCTCGGGCGCACGCTGCTCGGGCACGTGCTCACCGCCTCGGGTTCGGCGGGCGCCGAGCAGACGATCGTGGTGGTGGGGCACAAGGCCGAGCAGGTCGAGGCACACCTGGCCGAGGTGGCCCCGGCCGCCACGCCGGTGCTGCAGGCCGAGCAGAACGGCACCGGTCACGCCGTACGGATCGCTCTCGAGGCCGTGCCCGAGGCGAGCGGCACGGTGGTCGTGCTCAACGGCGACGTGCCGCTGCTGCGAGCCGAGACGGTGGCGAGCCTGATCGAGGCGCACGAGTCCGGCGCGCGCGGTGCGACAGTGCTGGCGGCCGAGGTCGCCGACCCGACCGGGCTGGGCCGGATCGTGCGTGACGGTGCGGGCAACCTGGAGAAGATCGTCGAGGAGCGGGACGCGTCGGCCGAGGTGCGGGCGATCCGCGAGATCAACGCCGGCATCTACGCGTTCGACCTGGTGTCGCTGCGCGAGGCGCTGTCCAAGCTGTCGACCGACAACGATCAGGGCGAGGAATACCTCACCGACGTCTTCGGGATCATGGCTTCGGTCGGTCACCCGGTCGGGGTGTTCGTGGCGCCCGACGCCGACGAGACGCTGGGCTGCAACGACCGGGCCGAGTTGGCCAAGCTGCGCGCGTTGCTGCGCGACCGGGTGAACGAGGCCTGGATGCGTACGGGGGTCTCGATCCTCGATCCGGCCACCACGTGGATCGACGTCACCGTGGCCCTCGAGCCGGACGCCGAGATCGACCAGAATTCGCAGCTGCTGGGTTCGACCACCGTCGGCGCGGGCGCGATCGTCGGGCCGGACACCACGCTGATCGACACCACGGTCGGGGCGGGAGCGGTCGTGCTGCGCACGCACTCGATCGGCGCCGAGGTCGGGCCGGCGGCGACCGTCGGGCCGTTCTCGTTCCTGCGGCCGGGCACCCGGCTGGGTCGCAAGGCCAAGGTGGGCGGTTTCGTCGAGACCAAGAACGCCGAGCTCGGCGAGGGCGCCAAGGTGCCGCATCTGTCGTATGTGGGGGACGCCACGATCGGGGCCAAGGCCAACATCGGCGCGGGCACGATCTTCGCCAACTACGACGGGGTCAACAAGAGCCACACCACGGTGGGCGAGGCCGCGTTCGTCGGCTCCGACACCGTGCTCATCGCGCCGGTCGAGATCGAGCCGGGGGCGTACGTCGCGGCCGGCAGCGCCATTCAGAAGGGTGTGCCCGCGGGCAGTCTGGGCGTGACCCGGGCGCCGCAGCGCAACGTCGAGGGCTGGGTGGCGCGCAAGCGGGCCGGCACCGTTTCGGCCACCGCGGCCGAAAAGGCGATCGCCGAAAAGCAAGCCGGCGCCGGGGAGTAG
- a CDS encoding ribose-phosphate diphosphokinase, with amino-acid sequence MGSIVAENRKSLMLFSGRGFPELADEIGQVLGVAPTPADSYEFANGEIFVRFKDSVRGSDAFVVQSVTEGVNRWVMETLIMIDALKRGSAKRITVVLPFYPYSRQDKKHRGREPISARLVADLLKTAGANRILTVDLHTAQIQGFFDGPVDHLFAMDILAEHVQKKYAGRPMTVVAPDSGRVRVAERWTDRLGGCPLAFIHKTRDPLKPNQVVANRVVGEVEGRVCLIVDDMIDTGGTITKAADILWETGAADVIVASTHALLSDPATERLKNSRISELVVTNTLPLPPEKRLDKITVLSIAPLLARAIREVFDDGSVTTLFGGLS; translated from the coding sequence ATGGGCAGCATCGTCGCGGAGAACCGTAAGTCTCTGATGCTTTTCTCCGGGCGGGGTTTCCCGGAGCTGGCCGACGAGATCGGCCAGGTGCTCGGCGTGGCGCCGACCCCGGCCGACTCGTACGAGTTCGCCAACGGTGAGATTTTCGTCCGCTTCAAGGACTCCGTACGCGGCTCGGACGCCTTTGTCGTGCAGTCGGTGACCGAGGGTGTGAACCGGTGGGTCATGGAGACCCTGATCATGATCGACGCCCTGAAGCGGGGCTCGGCCAAGCGGATCACCGTCGTGCTGCCTTTCTACCCGTATTCTCGGCAGGACAAGAAGCACCGCGGACGCGAGCCGATCTCGGCCCGTCTGGTGGCCGACCTGCTCAAGACCGCGGGCGCCAACCGCATCCTGACGGTCGACCTGCACACGGCCCAGATCCAGGGCTTCTTCGACGGCCCGGTCGACCACCTGTTCGCGATGGACATCCTGGCCGAGCACGTGCAGAAGAAGTACGCCGGCCGTCCGATGACTGTCGTCGCGCCCGACTCGGGCCGGGTGCGGGTGGCCGAGCGGTGGACCGACCGGCTGGGCGGCTGCCCGCTGGCCTTCATCCACAAGACGCGCGACCCGCTCAAGCCCAACCAGGTGGTCGCGAACCGGGTGGTCGGCGAGGTCGAGGGCCGGGTCTGCCTGATCGTCGACGACATGATCGACACCGGTGGCACGATCACCAAGGCGGCCGACATCCTCTGGGAGACCGGCGCGGCCGACGTGATCGTGGCCTCGACCCACGCGCTGCTCTCCGACCCGGCGACCGAGCGGCTGAAAAACAGCAGGATCAGCGAGCTCGTGGTGACGAACACGTTGCCGCTGCCGCCCGAGAAGCGACTCGACAAGATCACTGTGTTGTCGATCGCCCCGCTGCTGGCCCGCGCCATCCGCGAGGTCTTCGACGACGGCTCGGTGACGACCCTGTTCGGGGGCTTGAGCTAG
- the cysD gene encoding sulfate adenylyltransferase subunit CysD: MSQTKPYRVSHLDALEAESIFVMREVMAEFERPVLLFSGGKDSIVMLRLAEKAFAPARIPFPVMHVDTGHNFAEVLEYRDQRVAGLGLNLVVASVQEAIDTGLVRELPDGTRNRIQTPVLLAAVEKYRFDALFGGARRDEEKARAKERMFSFRDEFGQWDPKNQRPELWALYNGRHHPGESIRVFPLSNWTELDVWHYIAKERIPLPSIYYAHDREVVERDGMFYAVNEFIRLRDGETSQVRRVRYRTVGDASQTAAVLSEADTVEKVIDEVAATRITERGATRGDDKVSEAAMEDRKREGYF; this comes from the coding sequence ATGAGCCAGACGAAGCCGTACCGCGTCTCGCATCTGGATGCCCTCGAAGCCGAGAGCATCTTCGTCATGCGCGAGGTCATGGCCGAGTTCGAGCGTCCTGTCCTGCTGTTCTCGGGCGGTAAGGACTCGATTGTGATGCTGCGCCTCGCCGAGAAGGCGTTCGCTCCCGCGCGCATCCCGTTCCCGGTCATGCACGTGGACACCGGCCACAACTTCGCCGAGGTGCTCGAATACCGCGACCAGCGGGTCGCCGGCCTCGGGCTCAACCTGGTGGTCGCCAGCGTGCAGGAGGCGATCGACACCGGCCTCGTGCGCGAGTTGCCCGACGGCACCCGCAACCGGATCCAGACCCCGGTGCTGCTGGCCGCGGTTGAGAAGTACCGCTTCGACGCGCTGTTCGGCGGAGCCCGGCGCGACGAGGAAAAGGCACGCGCCAAGGAGCGCATGTTCAGCTTCCGCGACGAGTTCGGCCAGTGGGACCCGAAGAACCAGCGGCCCGAGCTGTGGGCGCTCTACAACGGGCGGCACCACCCGGGCGAGTCGATCCGGGTGTTCCCGCTGTCGAACTGGACCGAGCTCGACGTCTGGCACTACATCGCCAAGGAGCGGATCCCGCTGCCGAGCATCTATTACGCGCACGACCGCGAGGTCGTCGAGCGCGACGGGATGTTCTACGCGGTCAACGAGTTCATCCGGCTGCGCGACGGCGAGACCTCTCAGGTGCGCCGGGTGCGTTACCGCACGGTTGGCGACGCCTCGCAGACCGCCGCCGTGCTCTCCGAGGCCGACACGGTGGAGAAGGTGATCGACGAGGTTGCCGCCACCCGGATCACCGAGCGGGGCGCGACCCGCGGTGACGACAAGGTCAGCGAGGCCGCGATGGAAGACCGCAAGCGAGAGGGCTACTTCTGA
- a CDS encoding DUF4383 domain-containing protein, producing the protein METDTMAHTPVNHPLRPIYRALSFISGAYLVVFGVIGMIQTSGENFTGVVGVRVLGQETNMLWSIVALVVGIVVLAAAAMGRNLDVAAGKYLGWALLVVGSYELATNRTDANLFGFSMSTVVVTYLVGLILILASMYSKVAPQEQAGAPRQVREHRPA; encoded by the coding sequence TTGGAGACGGACACCATGGCGCACACCCCGGTCAACCACCCGCTGCGGCCGATCTACCGCGCGCTCAGCTTCATCTCGGGCGCCTACCTGGTCGTGTTCGGCGTGATCGGCATGATCCAGACGTCCGGCGAGAACTTCACCGGGGTGGTCGGCGTGCGGGTCCTGGGGCAGGAGACCAACATGCTCTGGTCGATCGTCGCGCTGGTCGTCGGCATCGTCGTGCTGGCCGCGGCCGCGATGGGGCGCAACCTCGACGTCGCCGCGGGCAAATACCTGGGTTGGGCGCTGCTGGTCGTCGGCAGCTACGAGCTGGCCACCAACCGCACCGACGCCAACCTCTTCGGCTTCAGCATGTCGACCGTCGTGGTGACGTACCTGGTGGGCCTGATCCTCATCCTCGCCAGCATGTACAGCAAGGTCGCGCCGCAGGAGCAGGCCGGCGCGCCGCGGCAGGTGCGGGAGCACCGTCCCGCCTGA
- a CDS encoding ABC-F family ATP-binding cassette domain-containing protein, with translation MANIINLDRVGKGYGAAGQLLTDVSLGLDDDARIGIVGLNGAGKSTLLRLLAKSEEPDSGRVTHRRDLRVATLPQALDLAAEATVRDVVLGTAWLAQGMGAEHEWAGDAGVRAILDGLGMPHLGLDTPVGPMSGGERRRVALAALLVRESDLLILDEPTNHLDVAGVDWLARHLLTRRGALVVVTHDRWFLDAVCTATWEVADEQVHAYEGGYAAWILARAERQRVAAVIESRRQNLLRKEIAWLRRGPPARTSKPQFRIDAANALIADVPPVRDKVSLQRLATSRLGKQVYDLENVTLHAGPKTILDGLTWQVGPGDRFAILGANGAGKTTLLRLLAGVTTPDGGRLVTGSTVRAAFLSQELKELPGDLRLLEAVEEVAKRVKLGDRELSAGQLAEVFGFTDKRIWTPVSDLSGGERRRLQLLRLLATEPNVLLLDEPTNDLDTDTLAALEDLLDSWPGTMIVASHDRYLVERVTDTAYGMFGDGRLVHLPGGIDEYLARAGAQDSGVRGEKPAPAAAATGLSAGDLRQARKDLARLERQLGKLEERIVKINEKLADHGSDYDKIMEYDAQLKAVQQERAEVEEAWLELAEQVPGN, from the coding sequence GCCCGCATCGGCATCGTCGGCCTCAACGGCGCAGGCAAATCGACCCTTCTGCGGCTGCTCGCCAAGAGCGAGGAACCCGACTCCGGCCGTGTCACGCACCGCCGTGACCTGCGGGTCGCCACCCTGCCCCAGGCTCTCGACCTGGCCGCCGAGGCCACCGTACGCGACGTCGTGCTGGGCACAGCCTGGCTGGCCCAGGGCATGGGCGCCGAGCACGAGTGGGCCGGTGACGCGGGGGTACGTGCGATCCTCGACGGGCTGGGCATGCCGCACCTGGGGCTCGACACCCCGGTCGGGCCGATGTCGGGTGGCGAACGCCGCCGGGTCGCGCTCGCGGCGCTGCTCGTACGGGAAAGCGATCTTTTGATCCTGGACGAGCCCACCAACCATCTCGACGTCGCGGGTGTCGACTGGCTGGCCCGTCACCTGCTCACTCGCCGCGGCGCCCTGGTGGTCGTCACCCACGACCGCTGGTTCCTCGACGCCGTCTGCACGGCCACCTGGGAGGTCGCCGACGAGCAGGTCCACGCGTACGAGGGAGGTTATGCGGCCTGGATCCTCGCGCGGGCCGAACGCCAGCGCGTCGCCGCCGTGATCGAGTCCCGCCGGCAGAACCTGCTCCGCAAGGAGATCGCCTGGTTGCGCCGCGGCCCGCCGGCCCGTACGTCCAAGCCGCAGTTCCGCATCGACGCCGCCAACGCGCTGATCGCGGATGTGCCCCCGGTGCGCGACAAGGTCAGCCTGCAACGCCTGGCCACCTCGCGCCTCGGCAAGCAGGTCTACGACCTCGAGAACGTCACGCTGCACGCCGGTCCCAAGACGATCCTCGACGGGCTGACCTGGCAGGTCGGGCCGGGTGACCGGTTTGCGATCCTGGGCGCCAACGGGGCCGGCAAGACCACCCTGCTGCGCCTGCTGGCCGGCGTCACCACCCCCGACGGCGGCCGGCTGGTGACCGGCTCGACCGTGCGGGCTGCGTTCCTGTCCCAGGAGCTCAAGGAGCTGCCCGGTGATCTGCGCCTGCTCGAGGCGGTCGAAGAGGTGGCCAAGCGGGTCAAGCTGGGCGACCGTGAGCTGTCCGCGGGACAGCTGGCCGAGGTGTTCGGGTTCACCGACAAGCGCATCTGGACCCCGGTGAGCGACCTGTCGGGTGGTGAACGCCGCCGGTTGCAGCTGCTGCGCCTGCTGGCCACCGAGCCCAACGTGCTGCTGCTCGACGAGCCCACCAACGACCTCGACACCGACACCCTCGCCGCGCTGGAAGACCTGCTCGACTCGTGGCCGGGCACGATGATCGTGGCGAGTCACGACCGTTACCTGGTCGAGCGGGTCACCGACACGGCGTACGGGATGTTCGGCGACGGCCGTCTGGTGCACCTGCCCGGAGGCATCGACGAGTACCTCGCGCGGGCCGGGGCGCAGGATTCCGGCGTACGGGGGGAAAAGCCCGCACCCGCGGCAGCCGCAACCGGCCTCTCCGCGGGTGATCTGCGCCAGGCTCGCAAGGATCTGGCCCGCCTCGAACGGCAGCTGGGCAAGCTCGAGGAACGCATCGTCAAGATCAACGAAAAGCTGGCCGATCACGGCAGCGACTACGACAAGATCATGGAGTACGACGCGCAGCTCAAGGCCGTGCAGCAGGAGCGGGCCGAGGTCGAGGAGGCCTGGCTCGAGCTGGCCGAACAGGTGCCCGGAAACTGA
- the pth gene encoding aminoacyl-tRNA hydrolase, producing the protein MSDESPWLVVGLGNPGKEYAGNRHNVGFMVADLLASRLGAKFGRAKRAHTEVAEGRLGLGGPKLVLLKPLTYMNLSGAPVVSLAQFFKVPVSNVIAVHDELDVPFGQVRVKRGGGEGGHNGLRSMSKSLASKEYARVRFGIGRPPGRQDPADYVLSDFSGAERKELEFLVDRAADVVEAVVLEGVEWAQNKYHGS; encoded by the coding sequence GTGAGCGACGAGTCGCCGTGGCTGGTGGTCGGGCTCGGTAACCCGGGTAAGGAGTACGCCGGCAACCGGCACAACGTGGGCTTCATGGTGGCCGACCTGCTGGCGTCCCGGCTGGGCGCGAAGTTCGGCCGGGCCAAGCGCGCCCACACCGAGGTGGCCGAGGGCCGGCTGGGCCTCGGGGGGCCGAAACTGGTGCTGCTCAAGCCGCTGACCTACATGAACCTCTCCGGCGCGCCGGTGGTCTCGCTCGCACAGTTCTTCAAAGTGCCGGTGTCCAACGTGATTGCCGTGCACGATGAGCTTGATGTGCCTTTCGGGCAGGTTCGAGTGAAGCGTGGCGGTGGTGAGGGTGGCCACAACGGTCTGCGGTCCATGTCGAAGTCCCTGGCGAGCAAGGAGTACGCGCGGGTGCGATTCGGCATCGGCCGCCCGCCGGGACGGCAGGACCCGGCCGACTACGTGCTCTCCGACTTCTCCGGCGCCGAGCGCAAGGAGCTGGAGTTTCTCGTCGACCGGGCGGCCGACGTGGTGGAGGCGGTCGTGCTCGAGGGGGTCGAGTGGGCGCAGAACAAATACCACGGCAGTTGA
- a CDS encoding 50S ribosomal protein L25/general stress protein Ctc yields MSEVKISAEPRTEFGKGGARRTRRAGLVPAVLYGHGEKPVHIALPAREFAAAIRHGGLNTVFTIDIAGASGATLALPKAIQRDPIKDTYEHVDLIIVKRGEKVQVDVPVTLVGEAARNTLVVNESNTLAVVAEAMHLPSGFEVSIEGLEAGSQVTAGDVPLPSGTELAVEPDFVLAIVSQAQTAEQLEGDTAEGGESAEGDEAAASTEE; encoded by the coding sequence GTGTCCGAGGTAAAGATCAGCGCCGAGCCCCGCACCGAGTTCGGCAAGGGTGGTGCCCGCCGCACGCGCCGGGCCGGTTTGGTGCCCGCCGTGCTTTACGGCCACGGCGAGAAGCCGGTGCACATCGCGCTGCCGGCCCGTGAGTTCGCGGCCGCCATCCGGCACGGTGGGCTCAACACCGTGTTCACGATCGACATCGCTGGTGCCTCGGGCGCCACGCTGGCCCTGCCCAAGGCCATCCAGCGTGACCCGATCAAGGACACCTACGAGCACGTCGACCTGATCATCGTCAAGCGTGGCGAGAAGGTCCAGGTCGACGTCCCGGTGACGCTGGTCGGCGAGGCCGCCCGCAACACCCTGGTCGTCAACGAGTCGAACACGCTGGCCGTGGTCGCCGAGGCCATGCACCTGCCGTCCGGCTTCGAGGTGTCCATCGAGGGCCTCGAGGCTGGTTCACAGGTCACCGCGGGCGACGTGCCCCTGCCGAGCGGCACCGAGCTGGCCGTCGAGCCCGACTTCGTGCTCGCGATCGTCTCGCAGGCGCAGACCGCCGAGCAGCTCGAGGGCGACACCGCCGAGGGCGGCGAGTCGGCCGAGGGCGACGAGGCTGCGGCTTCCACCGAGGAGTAG